In a single window of the Flavobacterium ammoniigenes genome:
- the fabV gene encoding enoyl-ACP reductase FabV — MIIEPRMRGFICLTAHPAGCEQNVKNQIAYVQSKGSINGPKRVLVIGASTGFGLASRITSAFGSNAATLGVFFEKAPAEGKTASPGWYNSAAFEKEATKAGLYAKSINGDAFSNEVKQQAIDLIKADMGQIDLVIYSLASPVRMHPGTGVLHRSTLKPIGGTFTNKTVDFHTGNVTQVSIEPANQEDIDNTVVVMGGEDWSMWMNALKDANVLAEGATTVAYSYIGPEVTEAVYRKGTIGQAKDHLEATAFEISKDLATLNGKAYVSVNKALVTQASSAIPVIPLYISLLYKIMKAEGIHEGCIEQIQRLYAQRLYTGEAVPTDDKGRIRIDDWEMRDDVQSKVAALWKESTTESLPEIGDLAGYKQDFLNLFGFGFEGVDYLADANEMVHVPSIS; from the coding sequence ATGATTATAGAACCTAGAATGAGAGGATTTATTTGCTTGACAGCACACCCAGCTGGATGTGAGCAAAATGTAAAAAATCAAATAGCATACGTACAATCTAAAGGATCAATCAATGGACCAAAACGCGTTTTAGTGATTGGTGCTTCAACAGGATTTGGATTGGCTTCAAGAATTACAAGTGCCTTTGGTTCTAATGCAGCAACTCTTGGTGTTTTTTTTGAGAAAGCTCCTGCTGAAGGGAAAACCGCATCACCAGGTTGGTACAACTCCGCTGCCTTCGAAAAAGAAGCTACTAAAGCTGGTTTGTATGCTAAAAGTATCAACGGAGATGCTTTCTCTAACGAAGTAAAGCAACAAGCAATTGATTTAATCAAAGCCGATATGGGTCAAATTGATTTAGTAATCTATAGTTTGGCTTCTCCAGTGCGTATGCATCCGGGAACTGGTGTATTACATCGTTCCACTTTGAAACCAATTGGAGGAACTTTTACCAATAAAACGGTTGATTTTCATACTGGAAATGTGACTCAAGTTTCTATCGAACCGGCCAACCAAGAAGATATCGATAATACGGTTGTGGTTATGGGTGGTGAAGATTGGTCGATGTGGATGAATGCCTTGAAAGATGCCAATGTTTTAGCAGAAGGAGCCACAACAGTTGCCTATTCGTATATTGGACCTGAGGTTACAGAAGCAGTTTATAGAAAAGGAACTATTGGTCAAGCCAAAGATCATTTGGAAGCTACTGCTTTTGAAATTTCGAAAGACTTAGCAACATTGAATGGAAAAGCATATGTATCTGTAAACAAAGCATTAGTTACACAAGCAAGTTCAGCCATTCCGGTTATTCCATTGTATATTTCATTGTTATACAAAATCATGAAAGCAGAAGGAATTCATGAGGGTTGTATCGAACAAATTCAACGTTTGTATGCACAGCGTTTATATACCGGAGAAGCAGTTCCAACAGATGACAAAGGAAGAATTCGTATTGATGATTGGGAAATGCGTGACGATGTGCAATCAAAAGTTGCCGCTTTGTGGAAAGAATCTACCACTGAATCTTTGCCAGAAATTGGTGATTTAGCGGGTTATAAACAAGATTTCTTGAACCTATTTGGTTTTGGATTTGAGGGAGTAGATTATTTGGCTGATGCCAATGAAATGGTACATGTGCCAAGTATTTCATAA
- a CDS encoding glycosyltransferase: MHFSLIIPVYNRPDEVDELLESLTKTTYQNDFEIVIVEDGSTIPCGEVIQKYLSQLNISYYYKENSGPGDSRNYGMTKASGNYFLIFDSDCIIPSQYLEEVDKALKQDYVDCFGGPDKALDSFSDIQKAINFAMTSFLTTGGIRGGSEKIGKFQPRSFNMGLSRKAFEASKGFGNIHPGEDPDLSIRLWNLGFETRLFSKAFVYHKRRIDWDKFAVQVSKFGKARPILNSWYPEHNKLTFFFPTAFIVGFFLSVALLLLTFDYFLQLYMLYFFILFITSSIQNRSVRIGYLSLIAVWKQFYGYGLGFLESYIKVIVLKREPEVAFPYLFFKK; encoded by the coding sequence ATGCATTTTTCTCTTATTATACCAGTATATAACCGTCCTGACGAAGTTGATGAGTTATTAGAAAGTTTAACTAAAACCACCTATCAAAATGATTTTGAAATAGTGATAGTAGAAGATGGGTCTACAATTCCTTGTGGTGAAGTAATTCAGAAATACTTATCGCAGTTGAATATTTCCTATTATTATAAAGAAAATTCTGGACCAGGTGATTCACGCAATTACGGTATGACGAAAGCTAGTGGAAACTATTTCCTTATTTTTGATTCGGATTGTATTATCCCATCTCAGTATTTGGAAGAAGTTGACAAAGCTTTGAAACAAGACTATGTAGATTGTTTTGGAGGACCTGACAAAGCTTTGGATAGCTTTTCAGATATTCAAAAAGCCATTAACTTTGCGATGACTTCTTTCTTAACTACTGGTGGTATTCGCGGTGGTTCTGAAAAAATCGGAAAATTTCAACCTAGAAGTTTTAATATGGGATTGTCTCGTAAAGCCTTTGAAGCATCAAAAGGTTTTGGAAATATCCACCCAGGTGAAGATCCAGATTTGTCTATTCGTTTGTGGAATTTAGGTTTTGAAACAAGACTTTTTTCTAAAGCATTCGTATACCATAAACGTAGAATAGATTGGGATAAATTTGCTGTACAAGTAAGTAAATTTGGTAAAGCAAGACCAATTTTGAACAGTTGGTATCCAGAACACAATAAGTTGACTTTTTTCTTTCCAACAGCATTTATTGTAGGATTTTTTCTTTCGGTTGCTTTGTTGTTACTAACATTCGATTATTTTTTACAACTGTACATGTTGTACTTCTTTATTTTATTTATAACTTCAAGTATTCAAAATAGGAGTGTGCGCATTGGTTACTTATCGTTAATTGCGGTTTGGAAACAATTTTATGGGTACGGATTAGGTTTTTTGGAATCCTATATCAAAGTGATTGTTTTAAAGCGTGAACCTGAAGTTGCTTTTCCTTATTTGTTTTTCAAAAAATAA
- the coaE gene encoding dephospho-CoA kinase (Dephospho-CoA kinase (CoaE) performs the final step in coenzyme A biosynthesis.) yields the protein MAVIIGLTGGIGSGKTTLVNYMESLGIPVFIADEEAKKAMQSPQVLDNVKANFGNAIFENGHLNRQQLASIVFSNPDKLKELNSIIHPEVKRQFAIWLDQHKTVPFVVYEAAILFESGSYQNCDYIITVTAPLEDRITRVMQRDNCSREQVLQRINVQWTDEERALKSNYVIDNTSTQSAKHEIDKILKILKN from the coding sequence ATGGCAGTAATTATAGGTTTAACAGGTGGAATCGGGAGTGGCAAGACAACACTTGTCAACTATATGGAATCACTTGGAATCCCTGTTTTTATTGCTGATGAAGAGGCAAAAAAAGCGATGCAATCTCCTCAAGTTTTAGATAATGTTAAAGCCAACTTTGGTAATGCAATTTTTGAAAACGGGCATTTAAACCGACAACAATTGGCTTCAATTGTTTTTTCTAATCCTGATAAATTAAAAGAACTTAATAGTATAATTCACCCGGAAGTTAAAAGACAATTTGCAATTTGGCTTGACCAACATAAGACAGTTCCTTTTGTTGTATATGAAGCGGCTATTTTGTTCGAAAGTGGGAGCTACCAAAATTGCGACTATATAATTACTGTTACAGCTCCTTTAGAAGATCGAATTACACGTGTGATGCAACGTGATAACTGTTCGCGAGAACAAGTACTTCAACGTATCAATGTCCAATGGACTGATGAGGAACGTGCTTTGAAAAGTAATTATGTGATCGATAATACATCTACGCAAAGTGCCAAACACGAAATAGATAAAATTCTTAAAATTTTAAAGAATTAG
- a CDS encoding sensor histidine kinase, whose product MSKLFFRLLVLLMSLSLIGIILVQVYWFNTSLENNEEQFKFHVKQVLGNVAEKLQKQEAYSFYDRYNKLKDSTGKIPKKDDLLQFTYVQKNLKTNKTIVYSNSIIEEDFNIKSSLFDKKSDSSKLFKSFSSKRVTEIYNSKPLENSMLSQSLIPDVRIEKSGSLDVLDNAQFEIFYKDIASAMPLQERVTAENIQSLIKKELEEYGVKTNFEFGIYSNGIATKVASKNFNYNPKNSYSIPILTDNEEHEQYKLMVSFPHKKRFLLSELVSITFLSIIFTLIIIIAYSSALSQLIRQRQISEIKTDFINNMTHEFKTPIATINLALDAIRNPKIIDDKEKVLRYLAMIRDENKRMHAQVENVLRISKLEKKELEIQKESISIEDVINDAMEHVSLILEDRSGTVVTHFNATRTTVLVNDNHFTNVLVNILENAIKYSPEAPQIDIYTENIKDMVLIKVQDKGLGMSKVAQKRIFEKFYREHTGDIHNVKGHGLGLAYVKRIVEDHNGQVYVESEKGKGSTFTIKLPLIN is encoded by the coding sequence ATGAGTAAGCTATTCTTTAGATTGTTAGTTTTGTTAATGAGTTTGTCCCTGATTGGGATTATACTCGTTCAAGTCTATTGGTTCAACACCTCATTGGAAAACAACGAAGAGCAATTTAAATTTCATGTTAAACAAGTGCTTGGAAATGTAGCCGAGAAATTGCAAAAACAAGAAGCCTATAGCTTTTATGATCGCTACAATAAACTAAAAGACAGTACAGGTAAAATTCCTAAAAAAGACGACCTACTGCAATTTACTTACGTTCAAAAAAACTTAAAAACAAATAAGACTATTGTATATTCCAATAGTATTATTGAAGAAGATTTTAATATTAAGTCGTCTTTATTTGATAAAAAATCAGATAGCTCAAAACTATTTAAGAGTTTTAGTTCCAAAAGAGTTACCGAAATTTACAATTCGAAACCACTTGAAAATTCAATGCTTTCGCAAAGTTTGATTCCAGATGTGCGCATTGAAAAATCAGGTAGTTTAGATGTTTTAGATAACGCCCAATTTGAGATTTTTTATAAAGATATCGCTTCTGCAATGCCTTTGCAAGAACGTGTTACAGCTGAGAATATTCAAAGTTTAATTAAAAAAGAATTAGAAGAATATGGTGTAAAAACTAATTTTGAGTTCGGAATTTACAGTAATGGTATAGCAACTAAAGTAGCATCTAAAAATTTTAATTACAATCCGAAAAACAGTTATTCCATACCTATTTTAACCGATAATGAGGAGCACGAACAATATAAATTGATGGTAAGTTTTCCTCATAAAAAACGTTTCTTATTGTCTGAATTAGTTAGTATTACTTTTCTGTCCATAATTTTCACACTCATAATTATTATTGCCTATTCGAGTGCATTAAGTCAGTTGATACGTCAACGTCAGATTTCTGAAATCAAAACAGATTTCATTAACAATATGACCCATGAGTTTAAAACACCTATTGCTACAATTAATTTAGCTTTGGATGCAATTCGAAATCCAAAAATTATTGATGATAAGGAGAAGGTATTGCGTTATTTAGCGATGATTCGAGACGAAAATAAACGCATGCATGCTCAAGTTGAAAATGTTTTACGAATTTCTAAATTAGAGAAAAAAGAGTTAGAAATTCAAAAAGAATCCATTTCGATTGAAGATGTAATCAACGATGCGATGGAACATGTTAGTTTGATTTTAGAAGATAGATCGGGAACAGTGGTTACACATTTTAATGCGACTAGAACGACAGTTTTGGTGAATGATAATCACTTTACAAATGTACTAGTGAATATTTTAGAGAATGCTATTAAATATTCACCTGAAGCGCCACAAATTGATATTTATACAGAGAATATTAAAGACATGGTGTTGATAAAAGTGCAAGACAAAGGTTTGGGGATGAGCAAAGTTGCTCAAAAAAGAATTTTTGAAAAGTTTTACAGAGAGCATACCGGTGATATTCACAATGTAAAAGGGCATGGCTTAGGTTTGGCCTATGTAAAACGAATTGTTGAAGACCATAATGGTCAAGTATACGTAGAAAGTGAAAAAGGAAAAGGAAGTACCTTTACTATAAAATTACCCTTAATAAATTAG
- a CDS encoding response regulator transcription factor — MENNRKILLVEDDLNFGAVLKDYLVLNDFDVTLAKNGMEGFEKFKKDHYDLCILDVMMPYKDGYTLAKEIREKNAEVPIIFLTAKSMKEDVLKGYKAGADDYLNKPFDSEVLLMKIKAIIQRKSSDVKTEQVQFEFKIGKFHLNSKLRFLTFQNDEPIKLSPKENELLKMLILHENDLMPRELALTKIWRDDNYFTSRSMDVYIAKLRKYLKSDENVEILNIHGEGFRLVVKK; from the coding sequence ATGGAAAATAATAGAAAAATTCTTTTAGTTGAGGACGATCTTAATTTTGGAGCAGTATTGAAAGACTATTTAGTTCTCAATGATTTTGATGTCACATTGGCAAAGAACGGAATGGAAGGTTTTGAAAAGTTCAAAAAAGATCATTACGATTTGTGTATTTTGGATGTGATGATGCCCTACAAAGACGGTTATACTTTAGCTAAAGAAATTAGAGAAAAAAATGCAGAAGTGCCTATCATTTTTCTAACGGCTAAATCTATGAAAGAGGATGTGTTGAAAGGGTACAAAGCTGGTGCAGATGATTATTTGAATAAACCTTTCGATTCTGAGGTTTTATTAATGAAAATCAAGGCGATTATTCAAAGAAAATCATCTGATGTAAAAACAGAACAAGTACAGTTTGAATTTAAAATTGGTAAATTCCATTTGAACTCAAAATTACGTTTCTTGACTTTCCAAAATGATGAACCTATTAAATTGTCTCCAAAAGAGAATGAATTATTAAAAATGTTGATCCTTCATGAGAATGATTTGATGCCAAGAGAATTGGCTCTAACAAAAATTTGGAGAGACGATAACTACTTTACTTCTCGAAGTATGGATGTGTATATTGCCAAATTGAGAAAGTATTTGAAATCAGACGAAAATGTAGAGATTTTAAACATTCACGGAGAAGGTTTCCGATTGGTGGTTAAAAAATAA
- the argH gene encoding argininosuccinate lyase: protein MKLWEKGIATDKQIEHFTVGNDRELDLVLAKYDALGSIAHAKMLGQIGLLTAEETTSLVTALEEIIKEVEAGKFEIEDSFEDVHSKIEYLLTIKLGDAGKKIHTARSRNDQVLVDVHLYLKDVVKELKEQVKVLFDLLMESADKHQNVLLPGYTHLQIAMPSSFGMWFSAYAESLIDDITMLNAALKVVDQNPLGSAAGYGSSFPINRTFTTQELQFETLKFNAVAAQMSRGKAEKTVAFAMSSVAATLAKFSMDVCLYMSQNFDFISLPSHLTTGSSIMPHKKNPDVFELIRGKCNKIQALPYEITLITNNLPSGYHRDLQLLKEGLFPAIQNLKACLDIAIFAIKDITVKEHILDDKKYDYLFTVDSLNEMVVAGIPFRDAYKTVAEKLENGTFQSPKATKHTHEGSINNLCLDAIKDKMKRSF from the coding sequence ATGAAACTTTGGGAAAAAGGAATTGCAACCGACAAACAAATCGAACATTTCACTGTTGGAAATGATCGCGAATTGGATTTGGTTTTAGCCAAATACGATGCGTTGGGTTCTATAGCGCACGCTAAAATGTTAGGACAAATTGGTTTGTTAACTGCTGAAGAAACAACTTCATTGGTTACTGCTTTGGAAGAAATCATCAAAGAAGTAGAAGCTGGTAAATTTGAAATCGAAGATAGCTTTGAAGACGTACATTCTAAAATTGAATACCTACTCACTATCAAATTAGGAGATGCTGGTAAAAAAATTCATACCGCTCGTTCTCGTAATGACCAAGTTTTAGTGGACGTTCATTTGTATCTAAAAGATGTTGTCAAAGAATTAAAAGAACAGGTAAAAGTTCTTTTTGATTTGTTAATGGAATCGGCAGATAAGCACCAAAATGTGTTACTGCCAGGTTATACGCATTTACAAATTGCCATGCCCTCGTCTTTTGGCATGTGGTTTTCGGCTTATGCTGAAAGTTTGATTGACGATATTACGATGTTGAATGCAGCGTTAAAAGTAGTAGATCAAAATCCATTAGGTTCAGCAGCCGGTTACGGAAGTTCCTTTCCAATTAACCGAACGTTTACCACTCAAGAATTGCAATTTGAAACTTTGAAATTCAATGCTGTGGCAGCACAAATGAGTCGTGGTAAAGCAGAGAAAACAGTTGCTTTTGCCATGAGTAGCGTGGCAGCTACTTTGGCTAAGTTTTCAATGGATGTTTGTTTATACATGAGTCAAAATTTTGATTTCATCAGTTTACCATCGCATTTAACCACAGGTTCTAGCATCATGCCACATAAAAAAAATCCGGATGTATTTGAATTGATTCGTGGCAAATGCAACAAAATTCAAGCATTACCGTATGAAATCACATTGATTACTAATAACTTGCCAAGTGGTTATCATAGGGATTTACAATTGCTAAAAGAAGGATTGTTTCCAGCTATACAAAATTTAAAAGCTTGTTTGGATATCGCCATTTTCGCCATAAAAGACATTACAGTAAAAGAACATATCCTAGACGATAAAAAATACGATTACCTCTTTACTGTTGATTCATTAAACGAAATGGTAGTTGCAGGTATTCCATTTAGAGATGCATACAAAACAGTTGCTGAGAAGTTGGAAAATGGCACCTTCCAATCCCCAAAAGCTACGAAACACACCCACGAAGGAAGTATCAATAATTTGTGTTTGGATGCTATAAAAGACAAAATGAAACGTTCCTTTTAA
- a CDS encoding M20 family metallo-hydrolase encodes MKTIEILTQEAITLLKALIETPSFSSEEDQTALLIESWFTQNGIPFQRENNNVWAFNYHFDKSKPTLLLNSHHDTVKPNQGYTNDPFTAIEKEGKLFGLGSNDAGGCLVSLLATFVHFYQQENLPYNMVMVSSAEEESSGKKGLNSVLQHLPELDCAIVGEPTLMQLAIAEKGLLVLDVVVKGTASHAAHQNEDNPIYNAMNVIHWFKTYQFEKISEVLGPVKMTVTQVNAGKQHNVVPAECHLVVDIRVNDCYTNAEILATVKSHVNAEVNPRSMHLNASFIPLEHGLVQAGIALGRTTYGSPTLSDQSVLSCQSLKLGPGETLRSHSADEFIFINEIEEGIQLYIKILTDFFKQ; translated from the coding sequence ATGAAGACTATAGAAATCCTTACACAAGAAGCTATTACTTTATTAAAAGCACTAATTGAAACCCCTTCCTTTTCGAGTGAAGAAGATCAAACTGCTCTTTTAATCGAGTCTTGGTTTACCCAAAATGGAATTCCGTTTCAAAGAGAGAACAATAATGTATGGGCGTTCAATTACCATTTTGACAAAAGCAAACCAACACTATTATTAAATTCACATCACGATACTGTCAAACCTAACCAAGGTTATACCAATGATCCATTTACAGCCATTGAAAAAGAAGGTAAATTATTTGGTTTAGGAAGTAATGATGCTGGGGGCTGCTTGGTTTCATTATTAGCAACTTTTGTTCACTTTTACCAACAAGAAAACTTACCATACAATATGGTTATGGTGTCTTCTGCAGAAGAAGAAAGTAGTGGTAAAAAGGGTTTGAATAGTGTTTTACAACACTTACCCGAATTGGATTGCGCGATTGTTGGCGAACCTACACTAATGCAATTGGCTATAGCCGAAAAAGGATTATTAGTGTTAGATGTTGTTGTCAAAGGAACTGCTAGTCATGCAGCACACCAAAATGAAGATAATCCAATTTACAACGCAATGAATGTAATTCATTGGTTTAAAACTTATCAATTTGAAAAAATATCAGAAGTTTTAGGACCCGTAAAAATGACTGTAACTCAAGTGAATGCTGGAAAACAACACAATGTAGTTCCTGCCGAATGTCATTTGGTTGTCGATATCCGTGTGAATGATTGTTATACCAATGCCGAAATATTAGCGACGGTAAAAAGTCATGTTAACGCAGAAGTCAATCCGAGGTCGATGCACTTGAACGCTTCGTTTATTCCGTTAGAACACGGTTTGGTACAAGCTGGAATTGCGTTAGGAAGAACTACCTATGGTTCGCCAACACTTTCCGACCAATCGGTTTTGAGTTGCCAATCCTTAAAATTAGGACCAGGAGAAACACTTCGCTCCCACTCGGCTGACGAATTTATATTTATTAATGAAATAGAAGAAGGTATTCAGTTGTATATCAAAATTTTAACTGATTTCTTTAAACAATAA
- the argB gene encoding acetylglutamate kinase: MVNKQSVSIIKIGGNIIDNPAELTSFLADFSALEGNTVLVHGGGKSATKLAQSMGLVPQIIDGRRITDAAMLEVVVGVYAGQINKEVVAQLQANGSNAMGFSGADGNLILSEKRNHPTIDFGFVGDVKKVNTSLLSNLLETGITPVFCAITHDGKGQLLNTNADTIASELAIALSSFYDVTLTYCFEKQGVLFDAEDDSSVIEAINPDLYAKLKAEEAIHSGMIPKLDNCFNSLSKGVKQIKIGHHRMLQNKTATYTTITL; the protein is encoded by the coding sequence ATGGTAAATAAGCAATCGGTATCCATTATCAAAATTGGCGGGAATATTATTGATAATCCTGCAGAATTAACTTCGTTTTTAGCTGATTTTTCTGCTTTGGAAGGTAATACTGTTTTGGTTCATGGTGGCGGAAAATCAGCCACTAAATTAGCTCAAAGTATGGGATTAGTTCCCCAAATTATTGATGGACGAAGAATTACCGATGCAGCCATGCTTGAAGTGGTGGTTGGCGTTTATGCAGGTCAAATCAATAAAGAAGTCGTGGCGCAATTACAAGCTAACGGCTCCAATGCAATGGGGTTTTCAGGAGCAGATGGGAATTTAATTCTTTCCGAAAAAAGAAATCACCCTACGATTGACTTCGGTTTTGTGGGCGATGTAAAAAAAGTGAATACGAGTTTGTTATCCAATTTATTAGAAACTGGAATTACGCCAGTATTTTGCGCCATTACTCACGACGGAAAAGGTCAGTTATTAAATACCAATGCTGATACAATTGCAAGCGAATTAGCGATAGCTTTGTCTTCATTTTATGATGTTACACTCACCTATTGCTTTGAAAAACAAGGTGTTTTATTTGATGCAGAAGATGACTCTTCGGTGATTGAAGCAATCAATCCTGACTTATATGCCAAATTAAAAGCAGAGGAAGCTATTCATTCCGGAATGATTCCTAAATTAGACAACTGTTTCAATAGTTTATCCAAAGGGGTGAAACAAATTAAAATTGGACACCACCGTATGTTGCAAAACAAAACGGCTACTTATACAACAATTACTTTATGA
- a CDS encoding N-acetylornithine carbamoyltransferase, which yields MNYINIQEIDSLQEWVKEAIAIKKNPLQHKSLGENKTLGMLFFNPSLRTRLSTQKAALNLGMNVMVMNFTNEGWTLEFEDGAIMNQGASEHIKEAAQVVSQYCDIIAIRAFAGLTDKEKDNAETVLSGFLKYATVPIVNMESATGHPLQSLADAITMEEHKTAHRPKVVLSWAPHPKALPQAVANSFVQMMQLQEADFVITHPEGYELNPEITKDSKIEYDQNKAFENADFIYTKNWSNYKEYGKVTNLDPNWTVTAEKMKLTNNAKFMHCLPVRRNVIVADEVIDSANSIVIEQANNRTYAAQLVLQKILKDGK from the coding sequence ATGAATTACATCAACATACAAGAAATAGATTCGCTTCAAGAATGGGTAAAAGAAGCAATTGCCATCAAAAAAAATCCATTACAACATAAATCTTTAGGCGAAAATAAAACCTTAGGAATGTTGTTCTTTAACCCGAGTTTACGAACGCGTTTGAGCACGCAAAAAGCGGCACTGAACCTAGGAATGAATGTGATGGTGATGAACTTTACTAATGAAGGTTGGACGCTTGAATTTGAAGATGGTGCCATAATGAATCAAGGTGCTTCAGAACACATCAAAGAAGCGGCGCAAGTCGTTTCACAATATTGTGATATTATTGCGATTAGAGCTTTTGCAGGATTGACCGACAAAGAAAAAGACAATGCAGAAACTGTACTTTCAGGATTTTTAAAATACGCCACAGTGCCAATCGTGAACATGGAAAGTGCAACAGGACATCCTCTACAATCTTTGGCGGATGCCATCACAATGGAAGAGCACAAGACAGCGCACCGTCCAAAAGTAGTTTTGTCATGGGCGCCACATCCAAAAGCGTTACCACAAGCCGTTGCGAATTCGTTTGTCCAAATGATGCAATTGCAAGAGGCTGATTTTGTGATTACCCATCCAGAAGGATACGAATTGAATCCGGAAATCACCAAAGACTCGAAAATTGAATACGATCAAAATAAAGCCTTTGAAAATGCCGATTTCATTTACACCAAAAACTGGAGTAATTACAAGGAATATGGCAAAGTAACTAATCTAGATCCGAACTGGACCGTTACTGCGGAAAAAATGAAGTTGACCAATAATGCGAAATTCATGCACTGTTTGCCCGTTAGACGTAACGTAATTGTTGCGGATGAAGTAATTGACAGCGCTAATTCAATTGTAATCGAACAAGCCAATAATCGTACGTATGCAGCACAATTAGTTTTGCAAAAAATATTGAAAGATGGTAAATAA
- the proB gene encoding glutamate 5-kinase, with product MDKSGKKRILLKIGSNTLTKETNHISRGKIEDIGMQIAALKDDYEFVIVSSGAIAAAKQFVKLEAPDNEIFVKQALASIGQPHLMRIFHENFSDLGLHTSQCLLSYSDFEKTETKVNIVNTIDVLVKNSYIPIINENDTVSTDEIKFGDNDKLAALTAVLLDVDLLIIATNTNGIYTKASFKDQYPETIRLVTDLQTLENEIGEAKSSHGTGGMQSKIDSAAIAKAANIETWIVNGLEDNFILNALENKIPFTKIK from the coding sequence ATGGACAAATCAGGTAAGAAAAGAATATTATTAAAAATAGGCAGCAATACGCTCACCAAAGAAACCAATCATATTTCGAGAGGAAAGATTGAAGACATTGGGATGCAAATTGCAGCATTGAAAGACGATTACGAATTTGTCATTGTGAGTTCAGGGGCAATTGCTGCAGCGAAACAGTTTGTAAAATTGGAAGCGCCCGACAATGAAATTTTTGTCAAACAAGCATTGGCTTCAATTGGTCAACCTCATTTGATGCGGATTTTTCATGAGAATTTCAGCGATCTTGGATTGCATACCTCTCAATGTTTGCTTTCGTATTCTGATTTTGAAAAAACCGAAACTAAAGTTAATATTGTCAACACGATTGATGTATTGGTTAAAAACAGTTACATCCCCATTATCAATGAGAATGATACGGTTTCAACAGATGAGATCAAATTTGGAGATAACGATAAATTAGCCGCTTTGACTGCGGTTTTATTGGATGTAGATCTATTGATCATTGCAACTAATACTAACGGAATTTACACTAAAGCATCATTCAAAGATCAATATCCAGAAACGATTCGTTTGGTAACCGATTTACAAACTTTAGAAAATGAAATTGGAGAGGCTAAATCCTCTCATGGAACAGGCGGTATGCAATCTAAAATTGATTCGGCGGCTATTGCTAAAGCAGCGAATATAGAAACCTGGATAGTCAACGGATTAGAAGATAATTTTATTTTAAATGCATTAGAAAACAAGATTCCATTTACGAAGATTAAATAA